Sequence from the Roseofilum reptotaenium CS-1145 genome:
GCAATCTCCTTACTGCTGAAGGCATTCGTTTGGTTGGGATCGAGAATTTGCAGGAGAACAGATAAGCGATCGCCCTCATCTGCATTGATTAATTGGGTGACAGCATCGCTACAAGCATTTTCCGTCCTTTGAGTCTCTTGATATCGATTCCATGCTTCTTCCAAAGTGCGAAGCGCCCTCAGTTGACGCTGGGCTTTTGCTTGCTTTAACTCATCCTGTTCAGCCTCCACTTTATTTTGAGTCAGCGTTATTTTTTCGATTAAACATCGTTCAAAAATCTCCCCCGTACCCCGTGCCAATCCTAGCTGTGCGACCAATTGCCGATAAACATATTCTTTAGATACAATCTTTCCTTTGAGGGTATCGGTAACGATTTTCTCGATAAACGCTGAGTAGCGATCGCTTAAAGATAAGGTTTCTGGATCTTCTGATGGCATTTCTTCTTTAGGTTCTTGATGATGTTCTGAATTATAGCCAGTTCAATGAAAGAGTGGAATCTGGTTTTCCCTATTCCTTATTCCCTGATAAACCTAAATCGACTGCTATTCGGTGGGCACAAGCAAATCCAGAAAAGGCGACTGCATTCAAGCCTTGTCCAGGAAAAGTGCTATCCCCGACACAATATAATCCTGGAATACTTGTCCGATTAAAAGGCATTCCTAACAATCCTAATAACTTACGTTTGGGAATGGGGCCATAGGTTCCATCTTGGCGGTTTAAGAAGCGGCGATGGGTGCGCGGCGTACCGACTTCTTCATAGTCTAATCCCGCTTCTAATCCAGGGAAAATAGTCTCTAATCGCTCAATGATTTGATCGGCAATTTCTTCTTTTTGGGCTTCATATTTTTTCGGCGTTAGTCCTTGCCATTGGTCAATCCAACTGGGGGTAAAGGTGTGGATAATATGATGACCGGGAGGGGCTAAATCGGGATCGAGTAAGGTCGGAATGGAGACAAAAATTGTCCCGTGGGAGGTTTCCATTTTATCCCAATCTTCAAGCAAAATATGGTGGCATTCTGTTCCTTCTGGTAAGACGGAAGCTTTTACTCCTAAATGTAAACTGACGAAACTGGGGGATTTTTGGTAGCGTTCTTGCCAGCTTTGTTCGGCTGGAGGTAGGGTTTCGGAAGGTAATAAGGATTCAAAGGTGTTCCACCGGGTAGCATTGGAAACAACACGGCGAGCAGTATAGCGTTTGCCATTGACTAATTCTACCCCGATGGCTTTGTTGTTCTTGAGGAGAATTTGTTTCACTCTGGATTTATAGAGGATTTGACTGCCTTTTTTTTCCAGTCCTTCAGCGAGTTTTTCCGCAATTTGTCCGACTCCACCTTTGGGATAGTTAATGCCTCCATAATGGCGGTCAGAAAAGACCATCCCGGCGTTGATCATGGGGGTGAGTTGGGCAGGGACAACGGACCAACAATAGCATTCAATATCGATGAATTTGAGCAGTTGTGGATCGCGGATATAGCGACGGGCAATATCTCCCACGTTTTGTGGGAGATATTTCACTAAACCTAAACAAGCCAAGGGATGCTGGAAAAATACCCGCATTAAATATCTAGGTTCCTCTAAGGAGAGGAGTTCCATGGCGTTGAGGCAGTTAAACACGCGCCAACATTCATCATAGAATTTACGGATGCCTTGGCGTTCGTGGGGGAAGCGATCACCCAATTCTTGTATAAACGCCTCGTACTCCCGATGGACTTTTAGCTCTAACCCTCCTGGCAAATGATAATGGATTTGTACGGGATCGGGATAAGTATCTAAACTCATATCCACTGCATCCAAGGCACGGGTGAGTAAATTGGTCGTTCCCTGTTTACCGAAGCCAAAAATCATTGAGGCTCCGACATCAAACCGATAACCATTGCGCTCAAAATAGCCCGCACTTCCCCCTGGAATTAAATAACTTTCCAATACTAAAACGCGAGCGCCTTTAGCAGCGAGTTGGGTCGCGGTGACCAGTCCACCAATACCGGAACCAATCACAATCACATCACAATCGGGGGAAAAAGACTCAACAGACATGACTATAGGAAGGGAAATAAATATTTAGAAGTCCAACATTTAATTGTAAACTATTGTTTGGTTTATCCTCACACACCCATGACTTTTCAACTGCACGTTCATGTCCCCCCCCATCCCCTGATTCAACATTGGTTGGCTGTTGCTCGCGATCGCCAAACCCCTAGCGCCCTATTCCGTACTGCCATGACCGAACTGGGACGCTGGCTTACCTACGAAGCAGTGCGAGACTGGTTACCCACCTTCCAAACCACCATCGAAACCCCCCTAGCTCCCTGTGCAGCGACTCTGGTTAACCCAGAAATTCCTGTGGCTGTCGTTCCTATCCTCCGGGCAGGTTTGGCTCTGCTGGAAGGCTCCCAAGCCCTGCTCCCTTTAGCGAAAGTTTACCATCTGGGTCTGGCTCGCAATGAAGAAACCCTAGAAGCAAGCTGTTACCTGAATAAACTGCCCCCAGAGTTTGCTCCGGAAACTCGGATCTTAATTCCAGAACCGATGCTTGCAACAGGAGGCAGCATTACCTTGGCCTTACAAGAACTCACCCAACGAGGTATTAATCCGGCATTTGTCCGTATTGTCTCCGTGGTTGCTGCCTCTCCAGCCCTGCAAAAGCTGAATGAAGAGTATCCGGCTCTTAAGGTGTATACCGCCTGTATTGACCCTGAATTGAATCAGCAAGGATTTATTGTTCCGGGATTAGGGGATGCGGGAGATCGCACCTTTGGAACCTAACTTAAAGGCGTACTACTGTAAAATCGCTCATTCATCCCCCATAACCGTTAACCTAGAAATAAAGCTTCACCTCACCCGATCCTATGACTCAATCTAATAACAACTTTGCCAGCGGATTTCTCCTCGGCTCCATTGTCGGGAGTGTTTTAGGCGGTATCTTAGGGGCAACCCTAGCCAATCGTCGGAATGAAAACCTAGAATCTGAAGAAATCTTAAATGGTAATAGCCAAAATCAGTTCCAAAACCCCAATCTTGATTTTAGAGCCGATGCCGAGATTGAAGCGGCTCGTCGCCGCCTAGAAACCAAAATCGCCCAACTCAATGAAACCATTGATGATGTGCGTGACCAACTGGGAACCATGAATAAGGTCCCATCTGACCCGGAAACCAATGGGTAATCGGGAATGGGGAATGGGGAATTAGGGCATCTCTGCGTCCCCCCATCTTCCCCGTCTCCCCATCCCCGCGTCTGCATGTCGAACTGTTCTCATCTCCCCATCCCAACCGGTTCGGGAATTGCTCTGCCACTTCTGGGAAGCGATCCGGTACATTAGAAAACAAGTGATCCTGCAAATCTTTAGAGGAATAACATCCCCATGTACTTGCTTGCCAGCACCCTAGCGACATTTTGTAACATTTACTTTGTCCTGCTGATTATTCGAGTTTTATTGAGTTGGTTTCCCAGTATCAACTGGTTTGACCCCCCATTTTCTCTGTTGAGTCAGCTTACCGATCCCTATCTGAATATTTTCCGGTCGATCATTCCGCCTCTGGGGGGATTGGACTTTTCCCCCATTTTGGCGATCTTCTTGCTCCAGTTTTTAGCCAATGTGTTTAACACCCTTGAGGTATCTTTTGCACAAGGTTCATTGGGCTTCTAGCGCCGAACTCGACCCCCAAACCCCGCAGCCTTGAATTGCTCTAGGATTAGGGGAGTCGGTTGATCGGCGGCCACTGAGATTCTCAGTTCAAAGTCACTGACTCCCGGTGGCACTTCTTCAATTAACCCCAAACGAGTCCGATTTTGCATGACAGGGTTGCGGTTGGCATCGTAGACGCGACCAAAAATATCGGCATCATAAACCGTTTTTCCGGTTGGATTCGTTGCTTTTCCATGGATGAGAAAGCAGTTGGCCTTTTGAGAGAAACCTCCACTGGTGACGGTTCCTTCACCAATTTCTGGAGGGCAAGTTTCGTAAGAGAGGTCAGAGAGTTTAATTTGAGTGAGTGCCAAGGCATCAGGGGCGATGCTCCAAGAGGTAAGGATAAGAAGCAGCGCCACTAGAGCGAGTTGCACAGAACGAAGTAGAGAAGGCGATCGCATAAGTGATTACATCATAGACTTTATCTGATCGATTATTTAGCTTACCCTGGATTGAGCATCAAGCCCAAGGTTAGCCTTAGCCTTGGATTAGAGTTTCAATGGGCCATTTTGGCTAAGGGTGTATTGATATTGGCTGAATAATCGGAGATCTATGGGGGAATAACAAGGATGATGGGGGAAATGAAACCAATCCATACAAAAATCAAAGAAGCTCAATTCCGTTTCTTGATGGAAACTACAACGGATGGGGTTTGGATCTGGGAGGTGGAAGCTGACCAGGTGGTATGGAACGAAAAAATGTATACTCTGATTGGTCTTCCCCCTCAAGGAATTGAAGCCAATTTGGAGAGGGTTCAATCTCTGATTCATCCAGAGGATCTAAAGAAGTATCAAGAAATGATTGATGCAGCTCTAGAAACTGGCAATAGCTATGAACTAGAGTTTCGTATCCGTCGTAGTGATGGTCAATATATTTGGGTACTCGATCGCGCAACCGTATTGAAAGATAATGATAATCGTCCTTATCGGATGATGGGAACGATCGCAGATATTAGCGATCGCAAATATAATGAACTGTGGTTAAATGGGCAAAAACAGATTCTAGAGGCGATCGCCAAAAATGCTCCTCTTCAAGAAACCCTCAGCTTACTCATTCATACTTTAGAAAGTCAAGCCTCAGAACTGTTCGGATCGATCCTATTGACCGATCTACCAAACAACTGCTTAAGGTTAGGGGCAGCTCCTCACTTACACCCGGATTATAACCAAGCAGTTGATGGCGTACCTATTAGTGAAGGTACTGGATCTTGCGGTACAGCCGCCTATCGAAAGGAACCTGTGATCGTAGAAAATATTGCAACCGATCCCCTCTGGAAAAACTATAAAGATTTAGCCCTATCCTATGGCTTACAAGCTGCTTGGTCAGTTCCTGTATTATCGTTACAAGATCAAGTGCTGGGCACATTTTGTTTTTATGCTCAATCCCCCAGTCTCCCCAAAGAGAAACATCACAAACGGATGGAGTCTGCCACCCGGTTAGCAGCAATTGCTATTGAACGATGTCAAAGTGAAGCGGCTTTAAGGGAAAACGAGCAACGATTTCGTTGCTTATTTGAAGAAGTGCCTTTAATTCCAGTACAGGGATACGATCCAGACCTGAATATCTTTTTCTGGAACAAGGCAAGTGAAAATTTATATGGATATTCTCCTCAAGAGGCGATCGGAAAAAATCTAGAAGAGCTAATTCTTACCCCGGAAACAGCCGATTATCTACGCCAAGGGTATCATAACTGGATTACCCAAGGAATTCCCATGGCTCCAGGAGAATTAATTGTCAAAAATCATAAGCAAGAATCGATCCGTATTTTCTCTAGCTATGTCCTCCTTTACAATGCCAAAGGAAAACCAGAATTATACTGTGTTGATTTAGATTTAACTGAACGCTACCAGCAAGCCGAAAAACTTTCTGAATTGAGTACCCGGCTTAAATATCTCCACCGTCTGAGTACCGGTAATTATCAAGATTTTGAGGAACTGTTTGCGGCTTACTTACAGGCTGGATGTCAACTATTTCGATTGACAACGGGATTTATTGCCAATCTCAATCAAGAGATTATTTGCTTAGAATTTGTGCAAAGTGATTTGCCACTAAAACCGGGAATGTGTTTTAAGGTATCCGATACATATTGTTCGGAAGTGGTCGATCATCAGGAGACCATTAGTTTTGGGAAAATTGAAGACTATCCAAAACTGAAAGAATATTTTCCCTATAAAACGTTCAAGCTAGAATCTTATCTAGGAACTCCAATCATTGTGGAAGATAAAATTTATGGAGTACTGAGTTTTCTCTCTCCTGAAGTCCGTACCCAACCCTTTACCGAAGCCGATCGCGAGATGATTGAGTTAATGGCTAAGGATATTTCTCGCTTTATTACAGACCATCACCAGGAACTGAAACGCCAAGAAGCAGAATTAGCCCTGCGCGAGAGTGAGTTAAAATATCGCAGTATTTTTGAAAATATTAGTCAAGGAATTTTTCAAAGTACACCCGATGGCTATTATTTAAGTGCTAATCGGTTTCTAGCTCATCTCTATGGATATGATAGTCCAGAATCCTTGATCGAGTGCTTGACCGATATTGATCGTCAACTTTATGTCGATCCGACTCGTCGTCAACAGCTCAAAATCCTGACTGAAGAGCAGGGGATTGTTTATGATTTTGAGTCTGAGGTTTATCGACGAGATGGTGAAATAATCTGGGTTTCAGAGACTCAAAGAGCGGTTTTAGATGAGGAAGGAAATATCATCTATTATGAGGGAACTGTAGAAGATATTAGCGCTCGTCGTCAAGCGGAGGAACAACTGCACTATGATGCCTATCATGATAAACTAACGGGTTTAAAAAACCGGACTTGGTTTATCGATCATCTGGGTCAAACGATCCATGCCTATCAATTGCAAGAGACTGGCTTATATGCCATTCTATTTATTGACTTAGACCGGTTTAAAATTATCAATGATAGTCTGGGGCATTTGGTCGGTGATGATTTATTAAAACAGGTGGCTCAGAGATTACAAACTTCCCTGAGTGGAATTCATGGAGAGTCTTTTTGTAACCTGGATCGGGAGATTCCTAAAGATACATTAGCTCGATTTGGGGGGGATGAATTTGCGGTATTATTAACGTCCCTGAGCGATCCTCAAGAGGCGATCGCCGCTGCCGAACGGTTAGTCTCCCTGATGCGAACTCCCTTCCGGATGGGAGATTATGAGTTTTCCTTGGGCGCGAGTATTGGCATTACCTTAGGGCATCACGATTATCACTCCCCAGAAGAACTCTTACGAGATGCCGATCTGGCCATGTATCAGGCGAAAGGACAAGGAGGAGGGCAGTTTGTCTGTTTTGAAACAGTCATGCATCCCCGCGCCCTAGCTCGGTTGCAGTTAGAACACGATCTCACTCGTGCCCTAGAGTTAGAAGAATTATCTTTATGCTATCAACCGGTAGTCTGCTTAAGGACAGGGGGATTAAAAGGATTTGAGGTCTTGTTGAGATGGAAACATTCTAAGAAAGGATGGATTTCACCGGGAGAATTTATTCCCGTGGCCGAAGAAATTGGTTTAATTAGCACCTTGGGATGGTGGGTTTTAGAGCAAAGTTGCCGTCAATTGCAGCAATGGAGAGCTGAGATCTCCCAGGGGTTAGAGATCGTATTGAATGTGAATTTGTCGTTATTGCAACTGAAACAGACGAATTTAGTTGAGCAAATTGAAAAATTATTGCGATCGCATCATATTCCCGGTGATTGCTTAAATTTAGAGGTTACCGAAACGAGCTTTCTGGAAACTTCTCAATTTGATGCGTCCATCTTGCATGAACTCAAAGCATTGGGCTTACAACTGTCTATTGACGACTTTGGCACCGGATACTCCTCCCTCAGTCGGTTACACCAACTGCCCATTGATATGATTAAAATTGACCGAGAATTTGTTGATGGTATAGAAACGGATATTAGCAAAGAGGCGATCGCCCAAACTATCATCACCCTCGCCCATAACCTGGGGGCACAACTCGTTTGTGAAGGGATCGAAACCCCAGCTCAATGCTGCAAACTGCAACAGCTTGGGTGTGAATACGCACAAGGTTATCTCTTTTCTCGCCCCCTGATCCCCCGATCGGCTACCCAATTACTCAAACATCCTCATTTTCAACAAGCCATCAATTGGTCATCTTGTGGTTGCTCTGTAGCCTCGAAATAGGGAATAGGGAATAGGGAATGGGAAATAGGTTTAGAGTCGCTAAGGAGTCGGAATTTAAGGAACTCCTAACTGCCTTGGCCGTTGCTATAATGCTTATCACCCTACCAGAACCCCAAGATCGGAGAGTATATTAAAAACAACCCTATGATCCATTACTTATTACCGATTCCCCCTTACCAACTCCCCATTACCCATGAGCCATTCTGCTCAACTCACCCTCAATTCCTGTTTACTTGACTTAAATCTCCAAGATTTTCAAGTCAGTCCGACAACTTTAACTCAAGTTGTCTTAAATCAGTTCGATCAACGTCCAGACCTTGCCGGTGTAATTATTGCCAGTCCTGAGCGACTGTTGGGTATGATTTCCCGGCGTTTATTTTATGAGCATTTAAGTGAAAGCTACAGCACACAAAAAATCTTAAAAACTCCTATTCAATTTTTTTTGAATAATATGAAAACCCAAGGGAAATGTTTGCAGCTTTCCTATACTGAAAAAATTGGTACAGCCGTTAATATTGTTCTATCCCGCGATCCCAAAGTTATTTATGAACCCATTGTGGTTGTTTTCCAAGAAGCTAGTGTACCGGGGATAGCTGCCTATTTTTTGTTGGAATTTCAAACCCTTATTTTAGCTCAATCTCAAATTTTATCTGACTTAAACCGGGAAATAGAAAATAAACAACTTGAAGGTCAACGAAACACGATAAAACTAGAACGGGAGCATCAAAAAGTAGAAGCCTATGCTCGATTACTTGAAGATCAATTAGCGACGATCCATGAACGCAATCAGCTCCTGGAATTACAGCAGCAAGAATTAGTGCAAAAAAATCAAGAGGTTGCTGATTTAAATCATCGATTTATTCAAATTGGAAAACTTTTATCCCAATCCGGTAAACGAGCCTTTCGGGCCACCTCCTCTGGTGTAGGTGTGATTTGTAATCAAACCGATAAAATTGTGAAAACTGGAGACTTGTTAGAAGAAGAACTTAAAACGATTGATGAAACCTCAAAGTTGATTGAAAGAGTCAGTCAACAGGTGCGACACCTAGCCGTACAACTAGCAATTATCGCCAATCAAATGAGTTCAGAAATGAGAGGCTTTAGTAGTGTTAGTTCGGAAATTAGTCAATTGGTTACCCAAACTTTTGAAGCTGGGCAACAAATGAAACGGTTCGCAAATCGATTTCGCCAAAGAATTCAAGAGTTTACCGAATTTGCCCAAACGGGAAGTCAAGTAGCTACTTCTTTAGTAGATAAAGTAGAGAGTGCTGAAAAATCCCTCAAAGATTTAGAATTGTTAGTTCAATTTCAAGCGAATAAAAAAAGATCGGTTCCTAGACCTGCACCCCCAAGATCTCGCCCCGATCCAACTGAGAGTAAGTCCAGGGCTTCTGAAGAGAAAAATCAGAAGAATGGCTCTGAGTCCCCTAGGAGTGATAAACTATAGAGGAGTGTTACCTCATGATTAGAATATGATTAAAACGGGAATCAAAATAGCTTTAAGTTTATCTTTCTTTTTATCTATGGGGATGAATGTGGTCAGTCAAACCCCTCCTGCAAATACTTATCAGGAAGGATTTTGGCAACCGATCGCCCGGGTTGACAATCCCCAATTTCCGATGACTGTTGAGCTGGTCAACCAAACGGGTCTCAATCTAGATTATGGATTGACTACTGACTCGCCGATACAAGTACCAGAGTACTTACGTCCAGGAGCAACAACGAGTATAGTTCTTGCCGATCCAGAGGCGAATATTTCCATTGGTTATATTCCTCTAGATCCCAGGAATGAAGAGATTAGCTTTGAATATAACATTACCATAAACTCTAATTCATCTATTCGGTTTGAAATTCTTCGCACGGACAAACCAGATCGGGTAGGCGATGGCATTGGTCGGGTGATTGATATTCAAAGTACGGGGGGGATTTTTATTTATTAATTTCATAAAATTCGCTCACCCACCTCTCTCAAATATTAGAAAAATGGCAGCCGATCATCACTTTATCCTAGACTTAACTCTTGTTTTAGGTGCTTCTGCTCTTGGAGGATATGTAGCTACTCGCCTACGACAACCGGTACTGTTAGGATATCTGGTGAGTGGGTTTGTAGTGGGGCCTTTTGGCTTGCAATTGCTGGCAGAAACGGAACAGATTAAACCCTTAGCAGAGATCGGGGTTGCATTTTTATTATTTGCGTTGGGGGTAGAATTTTCCCTGGCAGAATTAAAGCGGGTGAAAGAAATTGCTATTCAAGGGAGTTTATTGCAAATTGGCTTAACCTTAAGTTTAGTGGCGATCGCCTCAACGGTCCTTGGTTGGGTCAGTGGTTGGACGCAAGGAATTTTCTTAGGGTCAATCTTATCACTTTCTTCAACGGCAGTAGTACTGAAAACACTCACTGAGCGAGGAGAAGTCAATACCCTTCATGGGCAGGTGATGTTAGCGATTTTAATTGCCCAGGATTTAGCTCTGGGGTTCATGTTAGCCATTTTACCCGCATTAGATTCCCCCGAACACGTCTGGCCCACATTAGGAGCAGCCTTACTCAAAGT
This genomic interval carries:
- a CDS encoding EAL domain-containing protein, with the protein product MKPIHTKIKEAQFRFLMETTTDGVWIWEVEADQVVWNEKMYTLIGLPPQGIEANLERVQSLIHPEDLKKYQEMIDAALETGNSYELEFRIRRSDGQYIWVLDRATVLKDNDNRPYRMMGTIADISDRKYNELWLNGQKQILEAIAKNAPLQETLSLLIHTLESQASELFGSILLTDLPNNCLRLGAAPHLHPDYNQAVDGVPISEGTGSCGTAAYRKEPVIVENIATDPLWKNYKDLALSYGLQAAWSVPVLSLQDQVLGTFCFYAQSPSLPKEKHHKRMESATRLAAIAIERCQSEAALRENEQRFRCLFEEVPLIPVQGYDPDLNIFFWNKASENLYGYSPQEAIGKNLEELILTPETADYLRQGYHNWITQGIPMAPGELIVKNHKQESIRIFSSYVLLYNAKGKPELYCVDLDLTERYQQAEKLSELSTRLKYLHRLSTGNYQDFEELFAAYLQAGCQLFRLTTGFIANLNQEIICLEFVQSDLPLKPGMCFKVSDTYCSEVVDHQETISFGKIEDYPKLKEYFPYKTFKLESYLGTPIIVEDKIYGVLSFLSPEVRTQPFTEADREMIELMAKDISRFITDHHQELKRQEAELALRESELKYRSIFENISQGIFQSTPDGYYLSANRFLAHLYGYDSPESLIECLTDIDRQLYVDPTRRQQLKILTEEQGIVYDFESEVYRRDGEIIWVSETQRAVLDEEGNIIYYEGTVEDISARRQAEEQLHYDAYHDKLTGLKNRTWFIDHLGQTIHAYQLQETGLYAILFIDLDRFKIINDSLGHLVGDDLLKQVAQRLQTSLSGIHGESFCNLDREIPKDTLARFGGDEFAVLLTSLSDPQEAIAAAERLVSLMRTPFRMGDYEFSLGASIGITLGHHDYHSPEELLRDADLAMYQAKGQGGGQFVCFETVMHPRALARLQLEHDLTRALELEELSLCYQPVVCLRTGGLKGFEVLLRWKHSKKGWISPGEFIPVAEEIGLISTLGWWVLEQSCRQLQQWRAEISQGLEIVLNVNLSLLQLKQTNLVEQIEKLLRSHHIPGDCLNLEVTETSFLETSQFDASILHELKALGLQLSIDDFGTGYSSLSRLHQLPIDMIKIDREFVDGIETDISKEAIAQTIITLAHNLGAQLVCEGIETPAQCCKLQQLGCEYAQGYLFSRPLIPRSATQLLKHPHFQQAINWSSCGCSVASK
- a CDS encoding chemotaxis protein translates to MSHSAQLTLNSCLLDLNLQDFQVSPTTLTQVVLNQFDQRPDLAGVIIASPERLLGMISRRLFYEHLSESYSTQKILKTPIQFFLNNMKTQGKCLQLSYTEKIGTAVNIVLSRDPKVIYEPIVVVFQEASVPGIAAYFLLEFQTLILAQSQILSDLNREIENKQLEGQRNTIKLEREHQKVEAYARLLEDQLATIHERNQLLELQQQELVQKNQEVADLNHRFIQIGKLLSQSGKRAFRATSSGVGVICNQTDKIVKTGDLLEEELKTIDETSKLIERVSQQVRHLAVQLAIIANQMSSEMRGFSSVSSEISQLVTQTFEAGQQMKRFANRFRQRIQEFTEFAQTGSQVATSLVDKVESAEKSLKDLELLVQFQANKKRSVPRPAPPRSRPDPTESKSRASEEKNQKNGSESPRSDKL
- a CDS encoding YggT family protein is translated as MYLLASTLATFCNIYFVLLIIRVLLSWFPSINWFDPPFSLLSQLTDPYLNIFRSIIPPLGGLDFSPILAIFLLQFLANVFNTLEVSFAQGSLGF
- the upp gene encoding uracil phosphoribosyltransferase — protein: MTFQLHVHVPPHPLIQHWLAVARDRQTPSALFRTAMTELGRWLTYEAVRDWLPTFQTTIETPLAPCAATLVNPEIPVAVVPILRAGLALLEGSQALLPLAKVYHLGLARNEETLEASCYLNKLPPEFAPETRILIPEPMLATGGSITLALQELTQRGINPAFVRIVSVVAASPALQKLNEEYPALKVYTACIDPELNQQGFIVPGLGDAGDRTFGT
- the crtH gene encoding carotenoid isomerase, with translation MSVESFSPDCDVIVIGSGIGGLVTATQLAAKGARVLVLESYLIPGGSAGYFERNGYRFDVGASMIFGFGKQGTTNLLTRALDAVDMSLDTYPDPVQIHYHLPGGLELKVHREYEAFIQELGDRFPHERQGIRKFYDECWRVFNCLNAMELLSLEEPRYLMRVFFQHPLACLGLVKYLPQNVGDIARRYIRDPQLLKFIDIECYCWSVVPAQLTPMINAGMVFSDRHYGGINYPKGGVGQIAEKLAEGLEKKGSQILYKSRVKQILLKNNKAIGVELVNGKRYTARRVVSNATRWNTFESLLPSETLPPAEQSWQERYQKSPSFVSLHLGVKASVLPEGTECHHILLEDWDKMETSHGTIFVSIPTLLDPDLAPPGHHIIHTFTPSWIDQWQGLTPKKYEAQKEEIADQIIERLETIFPGLEAGLDYEEVGTPRTHRRFLNRQDGTYGPIPKRKLLGLLGMPFNRTSIPGLYCVGDSTFPGQGLNAVAFSGFACAHRIAVDLGLSGNKE